Proteins from one Asterias rubens chromosome 21, eAstRub1.3, whole genome shotgun sequence genomic window:
- the LOC117304871 gene encoding acyl-coenzyme A thioesterase 13-like, with protein sequence MAASVAATTQAARQMLKMMMLANRFDSVTNKVNLISASAGQCRCEMTVEAEQTNMMGTLHGGFIATLVDSLTTVAIMTTPVGVPGVSVDLSVSYLKAAKIGEKITMDAEVTKVGKTLAFTTASLINANGDIVAQGKHIKHIAGKRLLLGEESS encoded by the exons ATGGCAGCCTCCGTAGCTGCAACAACACAAGCTGCAAGGCAGATGTTGAAAATGATGATGTTGGCCAACCGATTCGACAGTGTTACAAACAAA GTGAATCTTATCTCTGCCAGTGCAGGTCAATGTCGTTGTGAGATGACCGTAGAGGCGGAGCAAACCAACATGATGGGTACTCTACATGGTGGCTTTATTGCAACGCTAGTAGATTCACTCACTACAGTCGCTATCATGACTACACCAGTTGGTGTGCCAGGAGTCAGTGTGGATCTCAGTGTCAG ttATCTTAAAGCTGCCAAGATTGGGGAAAAAATCACCATGGATGCCGAGGTCACCAAAGTTGGGAAAACTCTAGCCTTCACGACGGCCAGCCTCATCAATGCAAACGGTGATATTGTTGCTCAGGGAAAACACATCAAACATATTGCAGGAAAGAGACTGTTGCTTGGCGAAGAAAGTAGTTGA
- the LOC117304439 gene encoding cytochrome c oxidase subunit 5B, mitochondrial-like — MASLRIGKSAITVVRRSLFRPNVRTMAAGGGIPDHKDHVTGLEKKEYELMKAGNPDPFELQVKRVPAGTADKPVAVKSVFEKRIVGCICEEEQTFINWMWLHAGDAQRCDCGHWFQLQKTEGI; from the exons ATGGCTTCTCTAAGAATAGGAAAATCGGCAATTACGGTTGTAAGAAGAAGTTTGTTCCGGCCAAATGTGAGAACGATGGCGGCAGGAGGTG GAATTCCCGACCACAAAGATCATGTAACTGGTCTCGAGAAGAAAGAATATGAATTAATGAAAGCTGGTAACCCT GATCCATTTGAGTTGCAAGTTAAAAGAGTGCCAGCTGGAACTGCCGACAAGCCTGTAGCTGTTAAGTCCGTCTTTGAAAAGCGAATCGTAGGATGTATTT GTGAAGAAGAACAAACCTTCATCAACTGGATGTGGTTACACGCCGGAGACGCTCAGAGGTGCGATTGTGGCCACTGGTTTCAACTACAAAAGACAGAGGGTATTTAG
- the LOC117304712 gene encoding acyl-coenzyme A thioesterase 13-like, protein MAASGASTQAAKQVWRLLMTGHRFESVLSKVDITSASPGRCQCELTVQEEQANRRGTLHGGFISTLVDTLTTVAVISSTAGVPGVSIELCVSFLKAAKIGDKLTMDAEVVKAGESLAFTTANLMNSSGDIIAQGKHIKHVGRKELAEDFVKS, encoded by the exons atggcagcctcCGGTGCATCAACACAAGCAGCAAAACAAGTTTGGCGATTGCTTATGACAGGGCATCGTTTTGAGAGCGTACTAAGTAAA GTTGATATCACATCTGCAAGCCCTGGGCGATGTCAGTGTGAGCTGACGGTGCAGGAAGAGCAAGCAAACAGACGAGGAACGCTACATGGAGGGTTTATATCCACATTAGTAGACACTCTAACCACAGTAGCTGTTATATCGTCAACAGCGGGTGTACCAGGCGTTAGTATAGAGCTCTGTGTTAG ctttCTTAAGGCTGCCAAGATTGGGGACAAGCTGACCATGGATGCTGAGGTCGTTAAAGCCGGCGAGAGCCTTGCATTCACAACGGCCAATCTCATGAACTCCAGCGGTGACATCATTGCTCAGGGAAAACACATCAAGCACGTCGGACGCAAAGAATTAGCCGAGGACTTTGTGAAGAGTTGA